A single window of Spirochaetota bacterium DNA harbors:
- a CDS encoding ParA family protein — MLNCLSFSNQKGGVGKSTLTMMIAHCLATLGYKVLLIDVDPQGSLTSLFNKPFTNTFKELIYSFNNKRDTTTFDDVVIEVRENLFLLPTASDEELRQVEMLLSGDPKYIYRNLAPILEEKGFDFVLIDFAGAWSILEKAMYCFLNELYLVILPDILSLECMSDQFTMLKTASQIAERDIVNNFVIINNMDFRKKVGNQIKEEVEKNNKTLIIQTDAKIQTFQLLNQTPFDDIIIDGMHPNKTKIYADIKNIVNVIIKAKG; from the coding sequence ATGTTGAATTGTTTAAGTTTTTCTAATCAAAAGGGAGGGGTAGGGAAATCTACTTTAACAATGATGATAGCTCATTGTCTTGCTACTTTAGGTTATAAGGTTTTATTGATTGATGTTGACCCACAGGGGTCTTTAACATCGTTGTTTAACAAACCTTTTACAAATACTTTTAAAGAATTAATATACTCTTTTAATAATAAAAGGGATACTACTACTTTTGATGATGTTGTAATAGAAGTTCGAGAGAATCTTTTTTTATTACCTACAGCAAGTGATGAAGAATTAAGACAAGTTGAAATGTTATTGAGTGGAGATCCGAAATATATCTATAGAAATCTTGCTCCTATTTTAGAAGAAAAAGGATTTGATTTTGTTTTAATAGACTTTGCGGGAGCATGGAGTATTTTAGAAAAAGCGATGTATTGTTTTTTAAATGAATTATATCTTGTTATTTTACCTGACATACTATCTTTAGAATGTATGAGCGATCAATTTACTATGCTAAAAACAGCAAGCCAAATAGCAGAGAGAGACATCGTTAATAATTTTGTTATTATTAATAATATGGACTTTAGAAAAAAAGTAGGAAATCAAATTAAAGAAGAAGTTGAAAAGAACAACAAGACTTTAATAATCCAAACAGACGCTAAAATTCAAACTTTTCAATTACTCAATCAAACGCCTTTTGACGATATTATAATCGATGGAATGCACCCAAATAAAACAAAGATATATGCAGATATTAAAAACATTGTCAATGTTATTATAAAGGCAAAAGGATAA